The Akkermansia sp. N21116 genome includes a region encoding these proteins:
- the metK gene encoding methionine adenosyltransferase — translation MKTPHIFTSESVGEGHPDKVADYISDSILDACLEQDKYSRVACETLVKSNMVVVAGEISTKAAINPEKIARQAIREIGYCCPKDDDVFNADTVFFMNMLTEQSPDIAQGVDASHAEGKGHAEQGAGDQGIMFGYATNETPEFLPAPIVFSHKLLIELARRRKAGEVSWLRPDCKSQVAVAYNEEGHPVHINNVVISTQHTEDVDHATIRKYCIDLIRDVLPAVLLDEQTEYFINPTGKFVIGGPHGDTGLTGRKIIVDTYGGLGRHGGGAFSGKDPSKVDRSAAYMCRWVAKHVVAAGLSDRCELQVAYAIGYPSPVSIRVDTFGTGRVSETAIETALETVFSFKPADMISQLDLLRPLYRQTTHYGHFTKGDLPWETLDDARLSKLRSLLG, via the coding sequence ATGAAGACACCCCACATTTTTACCTCGGAATCCGTCGGCGAAGGACATCCGGACAAGGTGGCCGATTACATTTCGGACTCCATCCTTGACGCCTGCCTGGAGCAGGACAAGTACAGCCGGGTGGCCTGCGAGACGCTTGTGAAGAGCAACATGGTTGTCGTCGCCGGTGAAATTAGCACGAAGGCGGCGATCAATCCAGAAAAGATTGCCCGTCAGGCTATTCGGGAGATCGGCTATTGCTGTCCGAAAGACGATGATGTGTTCAATGCGGATACGGTGTTTTTCATGAATATGCTGACCGAACAATCCCCGGACATTGCCCAGGGAGTAGATGCCAGCCATGCGGAAGGCAAAGGCCATGCGGAACAGGGCGCCGGAGACCAGGGAATCATGTTCGGCTATGCGACAAATGAAACACCCGAGTTCCTGCCCGCTCCCATCGTGTTCTCTCACAAGCTGCTTATCGAACTGGCCCGCAGGCGCAAAGCCGGCGAAGTATCCTGGCTGCGTCCTGACTGCAAGTCCCAGGTAGCAGTCGCGTACAACGAGGAAGGCCACCCTGTCCACATCAACAATGTTGTCATCTCCACCCAGCATACGGAAGACGTGGATCATGCCACGATCCGCAAATATTGCATCGACCTGATCCGGGACGTTCTGCCGGCAGTGCTTCTGGACGAACAAACGGAATATTTCATCAACCCCACCGGTAAATTCGTCATCGGCGGCCCCCATGGCGACACCGGACTGACCGGCCGCAAAATTATCGTGGATACCTACGGCGGCCTCGGCCGCCACGGCGGCGGCGCTTTTTCCGGCAAAGATCCTTCGAAAGTAGACCGTTCAGCCGCCTATATGTGCCGCTGGGTCGCCAAGCATGTCGTCGCAGCCGGACTCTCCGACCGTTGCGAGCTCCAGGTTGCCTATGCCATCGGTTACCCATCCCCCGTTTCCATTCGTGTCGATACATTCGGCACGGGCCGCGTCAGCGAAACAGCTATCGAAACCGCGCTGGAAACCGTCTTCTCCTTCAAGCCCGCAGATATGATCAGCCAGCTTGATCTGCTCCGCCCGCTTTACCGTCAAACAACCCATTACGGACATTTCACCAAGGGAGACCTCCCGTGGGAAACCCTCGACGACGCACGCCTGTCAAAACTCCGCTCCCTGCTGGGATAA
- a CDS encoding metalloregulator ArsR/SmtB family transcription factor, whose product MKSILKSLKLLTDPTRLRILNVLDGESLSVAELQEVLNMGQSRISTQLAQLKKEGLVADSRTGKNVFYVSCLDESLRGVAAKACEELPDVEQDRKALHFILEKRKDKMRSYFDDVVGRFGRNYAPGRSWKALAGGLLRIMNYEVIADLGAGEGFVSQLLSPRARQVIAVDNSPGMVELGMQMAREHGLTNLEYRLGDIEDPPIDPGTVDLAMLSQALHHARNPMKALQSAWTILKPGGCLLILDLLRHNVEKVRDLYADTWLGFSEAQMESMLREAGFSHVFTDIVDKEAEAPFFQTLMGVAWKPKSE is encoded by the coding sequence ATGAAGTCAATCCTGAAATCGCTCAAGCTGCTGACAGACCCGACACGTCTGCGCATTCTCAATGTCCTGGACGGTGAGTCGCTCAGCGTAGCGGAACTTCAGGAAGTCTTGAATATGGGGCAAAGCCGCATTTCGACGCAGCTTGCCCAACTGAAGAAGGAGGGCCTTGTCGCAGATTCCCGTACGGGGAAAAATGTGTTCTACGTCTCCTGTCTCGACGAGAGCCTGCGCGGGGTCGCTGCGAAGGCCTGTGAAGAATTGCCGGATGTGGAACAGGATCGCAAGGCTCTGCATTTCATTTTGGAGAAGCGTAAGGACAAGATGCGTTCCTACTTCGACGATGTCGTCGGGCGTTTCGGACGCAACTATGCGCCGGGACGTTCCTGGAAGGCGCTGGCCGGGGGATTGCTTCGCATTATGAACTACGAGGTGATTGCCGATCTGGGGGCTGGCGAGGGCTTTGTATCCCAGCTTCTTTCCCCGCGTGCCCGCCAGGTGATTGCGGTAGACAATTCGCCCGGCATGGTTGAACTGGGGATGCAAATGGCCCGGGAACACGGGTTGACCAATCTGGAGTATCGCCTCGGCGATATTGAAGATCCGCCCATTGATCCCGGTACGGTGGATCTCGCCATGTTGAGCCAGGCTTTGCACCATGCCCGCAACCCGATGAAGGCTCTGCAAAGCGCCTGGACGATTTTAAAGCCGGGCGGCTGTCTTCTGATTCTCGACCTCCTCCGCCACAACGTTGAGAAAGTCCGCGACCTCTATGCCGATACCTGGCTGGGCTTCAGCGAGGCGCAGATGGAATCCATGCTCAGGGAAGCAGGATTCAGCCACGTGTTCACCGACATCGTAGACAAGGAAGCCGAAGCCCCCTTCTTCCAAACCCTCATGGGAGTCGCCTGGAAACCCAAAAGCGAATGA
- a CDS encoding GNAT family N-acetyltransferase yields the protein MKQFPVMNTTTIVETERLILRTWKPEDFPAFAVMNANAEVMRYFLAPLSMEESLTTLARILAEHRESGYGLYALERKEDHRLIGLLGLHRVTFDAPFAPCVEIGWRLIPEAWGHGYATEAASACLKYALCELNLPEVYSFTALPNMRSSRVMERAGMEKVGEFDHPNVPASHPLLRHVLYRADKTLLGW from the coding sequence ATGAAGCAATTTCCCGTCATGAACACCACGACCATCGTTGAGACCGAGCGCCTGATCCTCCGCACATGGAAGCCGGAGGACTTTCCGGCATTTGCCGTCATGAATGCCAATGCCGAAGTCATGCGCTACTTCCTGGCTCCCCTGTCGATGGAGGAATCCCTCACCACCCTTGCCCGCATCCTCGCCGAGCACCGGGAATCCGGTTACGGGCTCTACGCGCTGGAACGAAAAGAGGATCACCGACTCATTGGCCTTCTTGGCCTGCATCGCGTGACCTTTGATGCCCCCTTTGCTCCCTGTGTGGAGATTGGCTGGCGGCTGATTCCTGAAGCCTGGGGGCATGGATACGCGACGGAGGCGGCATCCGCCTGTTTGAAGTATGCTTTGTGCGAGTTGAATCTGCCGGAGGTCTATTCCTTCACGGCGTTGCCGAACATGAGATCCAGTCGGGTGATGGAAAGAGCCGGCATGGAGAAGGTGGGTGAGTTCGACCATCCCAATGTCCCTGCCAGCCATCCTCTGCTGCGTCACGTTTTGTACCGTGCCGACAAAACGCTTCTGGGATGGTAG
- a CDS encoding alpha-L-arabinofuranosidase C-terminal domain-containing protein, which yields MKFLSIVFFPIITLLASVAGKAEENSAAPFRVTIDVSSPGTEVSPNRYGIFFEDINFAADGGLYAELIKNRSFEFPQAFMGWKIFGNVALQIEDGPFTRNPHYIRLSPASHRERKTGVENEGFRGIAWEKGKKYRFSAWGRVGVNQTTPVVLQACLIDEKNNSVAQTDMVITQKEWKKYIVELVPSKTVDQGSFRLLLNSPGIVDLDHLSLFPRHTWKERENGLRADLTGALKELNPGLLRFPGGCIVEGTSLATRYNWKDSIGPVENRPLNENRWNFSTKKRLSPDYYQSYGLGFYEYFLLAEDLGATPLPVLNCGMACQFQNGKEAHASLEDMDVYIQDALDLIEFANGDISTKWGALRAEMGHPRPFHLKYLAIGNEQWGDEYAERLERFLATLRKKHPEIRIIGSAGPGASGQEFDNLWKHMRSLNVDLVDEHYYASPDWFRKNARRYDTYPRSGPKVFAGEYACHTPEKSNNFSSALHEAAFMTGLERNADIVPMATYAPLLAHKDAWQWKPDLIWFDNRSLVLTPNYYVQQMYSTYAGNRILPLAGEDGKPLAGQKGLYGSSVFDGERKSIIVKLVNMNPSDCTIQLNFKGQDEQIPKGSGIAIRLHSDNIETQNNFEKPDNIRPVSTILPALEKNRLDLRIPAYSFGVYVFPAE from the coding sequence ATGAAATTTTTAAGTATCGTCTTTTTCCCCATAATTACCCTACTGGCTTCAGTGGCAGGAAAAGCCGAAGAAAACTCTGCCGCCCCCTTTCGGGTCACTATAGATGTATCGTCTCCGGGAACAGAAGTTTCTCCGAATCGGTATGGAATTTTCTTCGAGGATATCAACTTTGCAGCAGATGGAGGCCTGTATGCCGAATTGATCAAAAACCGCTCTTTCGAATTTCCTCAGGCCTTCATGGGATGGAAAATATTCGGCAATGTGGCGTTGCAAATAGAAGATGGACCTTTCACCCGCAATCCACACTATATCCGTTTGTCTCCGGCCTCTCATCGAGAGAGGAAAACAGGAGTGGAGAATGAAGGATTCCGTGGCATAGCTTGGGAAAAAGGGAAAAAATATCGTTTTTCCGCATGGGGAAGAGTTGGGGTAAATCAGACAACACCTGTCGTCCTGCAAGCTTGTCTGATTGATGAAAAGAATAATTCTGTTGCCCAGACAGATATGGTAATTACCCAAAAAGAATGGAAGAAATACATCGTTGAACTGGTCCCTTCAAAAACAGTCGATCAAGGTAGTTTCCGGCTGCTTTTAAACTCGCCGGGCATCGTCGATTTGGACCATTTGTCTCTCTTTCCGCGCCATACATGGAAGGAGAGGGAAAATGGCCTCAGAGCCGATTTGACAGGCGCATTGAAAGAGCTGAATCCCGGTTTGCTCCGTTTTCCAGGAGGATGCATCGTCGAAGGAACTTCTCTTGCTACCCGATACAATTGGAAGGATTCCATCGGTCCGGTAGAAAACCGGCCTTTAAATGAAAATCGTTGGAATTTCAGTACCAAAAAACGTCTTTCTCCAGATTATTATCAAAGTTACGGGTTGGGATTTTACGAATATTTCCTTCTTGCCGAAGATTTGGGAGCTACTCCCCTGCCTGTCCTCAACTGCGGCATGGCTTGCCAATTCCAAAATGGGAAAGAAGCTCATGCATCCCTGGAAGATATGGATGTCTACATTCAGGATGCTCTGGATCTGATCGAATTCGCCAACGGCGATATTTCAACGAAATGGGGAGCGCTCCGGGCAGAAATGGGACATCCTCGGCCATTTCATCTCAAGTACTTGGCTATCGGCAACGAACAATGGGGAGATGAATATGCAGAACGCTTGGAGCGGTTCCTTGCCACATTGAGGAAAAAGCATCCCGAAATAAGAATAATAGGAAGCGCTGGCCCAGGGGCGTCCGGGCAGGAATTCGATAATCTATGGAAACACATGAGGAGCCTGAACGTCGATCTTGTGGACGAACATTATTATGCTTCCCCCGACTGGTTCAGGAAAAATGCCCGCCGCTATGATACCTATCCAAGATCCGGGCCCAAAGTCTTTGCCGGAGAATATGCATGCCACACTCCGGAGAAGAGCAACAATTTCTCCAGTGCCCTTCATGAAGCGGCCTTCATGACCGGTTTGGAGCGCAATGCGGATATTGTCCCCATGGCAACCTATGCTCCCTTGCTGGCTCACAAGGATGCCTGGCAATGGAAACCGGATTTGATCTGGTTCGACAATCGGTCACTTGTCCTCACTCCCAATTATTATGTACAGCAAATGTATTCGACCTACGCCGGGAACCGGATTCTCCCACTAGCGGGAGAGGACGGAAAACCGCTCGCGGGACAAAAAGGACTCTATGGAAGTTCTGTCTTTGACGGGGAAAGAAAGTCCATCATTGTCAAGCTGGTCAATATGAATCCATCAGACTGCACAATTCAACTCAATTTCAAGGGGCAGGATGAGCAGATTCCGAAAGGGAGCGGAATTGCTATCCGGCTACATTCGGACAATATAGAAACTCAAAACAATTTTGAAAAACCCGACAATATTCGACCGGTTTCCACCATTCTCCCAGCACTAGAAAAGAATCGGCTGGATCTTCGAATACCGGCTTATTCTTTCGGGGTTTATGTCTTCCCGGCAGAATAG
- a CDS encoding sugar-binding domain-containing protein, protein MALCLISAKADAFFGISQKINENWKFCLGDEYGARLPGYDDHLWRSLDLPHDWSIEATPDPKWPANAGYLPGGIAWYRKCLEIPEEKRGEKVFIYFEGVYNNSEVYVNGRLVGKRPNGYVSFLYDITPYVRYGEKNNLAVRVDHSMGADSRWYNGSGIYRDVYLIYSNPVHIDKWGVFCRTRTATSKKAVLDVDVAVRNETERDELLAICVGLFSEDGECVAQTTSPLKVQGNGATSQMISLTLQNPLLWSPGDPRLYTIRVSLFQGDKNIDGTSFRTGIRKISMDPDKGLFINGKSIKIKGVCIHHDAGALGSAVPRQVWVRRLETIKTLGCNAIRMSHNPHVPYLYDLCDEMGFLVTPDSFDEWEYPKRKWEEGFCTGKPGYQGSFWYFDEWSSRDIRDMVLRDRNHCSIFMWMIGNEIDYPNDPYTHPVLGGKDSIGMSQPGRLEKGVIFNKPSAERLGTIAERLVSEVKSVDPTRPVSAALAGISMSNKTGLPAALDAVGYNYTEGAYSQDHEKYPSRIIYGSENTHTLEAWKIARDNDYVFGQFIWVGVDYLGEAEVWPSRGLYRPFFQGLLDMAGFMKPRAYFRKALWTQFPLIRIGTCKCRQQISDYSIDEWPIWNYEKGDRIRIMCYTNCPQAKLLLNGRQVGNVKDYDDKTGVITWDLDYEPGTLEAVGLDDGKEKTRHTIKTAGKAACLEVVADRMKLGRDKDLAHVIVYIRDRGGNSVPLAENEISCSVTGPGKLLGLEAGSNTDMSNNTSASRKAYRGRLLGYIQTSGEKGIVSVVFSSPGLTPATVNLVVE, encoded by the coding sequence ATGGCTCTTTGCTTGATTTCTGCAAAGGCGGATGCTTTTTTCGGAATATCTCAAAAGATTAATGAGAATTGGAAATTTTGCCTGGGAGATGAATACGGTGCGCGATTACCGGGGTACGACGATCATCTTTGGAGAAGCCTTGATTTACCTCATGACTGGAGTATTGAGGCAACCCCCGATCCGAAATGGCCGGCAAATGCTGGTTATCTTCCGGGAGGGATTGCCTGGTATCGGAAATGTCTGGAAATCCCGGAGGAGAAACGAGGGGAAAAGGTCTTTATTTATTTTGAGGGAGTCTATAACAACAGCGAGGTTTATGTGAATGGTCGGCTGGTTGGAAAACGTCCGAATGGCTATGTGTCGTTTTTGTACGACATAACGCCTTATGTCCGATATGGGGAAAAGAATAATCTTGCGGTACGCGTTGATCACAGTATGGGTGCAGATTCCCGTTGGTACAACGGATCTGGAATATACCGTGATGTCTATCTGATTTATTCGAATCCGGTGCATATTGACAAATGGGGTGTTTTTTGCAGGACGCGGACGGCGACTTCCAAAAAGGCCGTGTTGGATGTGGATGTTGCCGTGAGAAATGAAACGGAAAGAGACGAATTACTTGCAATTTGTGTAGGGTTGTTTTCCGAAGATGGTGAATGCGTTGCGCAAACAACCTCTCCATTGAAAGTCCAAGGAAACGGCGCTACCTCTCAAATGATTTCCCTGACGCTGCAAAACCCGTTGTTATGGAGTCCCGGGGATCCTCGGCTTTATACGATCAGAGTTTCTCTTTTCCAGGGGGACAAAAATATTGACGGGACTTCTTTCCGTACTGGCATAAGAAAGATCTCCATGGATCCTGACAAGGGGCTCTTTATCAATGGGAAAAGTATAAAGATTAAAGGAGTATGCATACATCATGATGCCGGAGCTTTAGGATCCGCTGTTCCCAGGCAAGTTTGGGTACGTCGGTTAGAGACGATTAAAACTCTGGGTTGCAATGCAATCAGGATGAGCCATAATCCTCATGTCCCCTATTTGTATGATTTGTGTGATGAAATGGGATTTCTCGTAACTCCGGATTCATTTGATGAATGGGAGTATCCGAAAAGAAAATGGGAGGAAGGTTTCTGCACTGGAAAACCTGGATATCAAGGATCGTTTTGGTATTTTGATGAATGGAGTAGTCGGGATATCCGGGACATGGTTCTTCGAGATAGAAATCACTGTTCTATTTTCATGTGGATGATTGGCAATGAAATCGACTACCCTAACGATCCCTATACCCATCCTGTTTTGGGAGGCAAAGACAGTATCGGCATGTCGCAACCGGGCCGATTGGAAAAGGGAGTCATTTTCAACAAGCCTTCTGCGGAACGTCTTGGAACCATTGCCGAGCGCCTTGTTTCTGAAGTTAAGTCGGTAGATCCTACGCGGCCCGTATCTGCAGCACTGGCTGGGATTTCCATGTCAAATAAAACCGGATTGCCAGCGGCTTTGGATGCTGTGGGATACAACTATACGGAGGGAGCTTATTCGCAAGACCATGAGAAATATCCATCCCGGATTATTTATGGGAGCGAGAACACGCATACTCTGGAAGCCTGGAAAATTGCCCGGGACAATGATTATGTTTTTGGACAATTTATTTGGGTCGGAGTCGATTATCTGGGAGAAGCGGAAGTGTGGCCTTCCCGGGGACTCTACAGACCATTTTTCCAAGGCTTGTTGGACATGGCCGGTTTTATGAAGCCAAGGGCCTATTTCCGGAAGGCTTTGTGGACTCAATTTCCCTTGATCCGCATCGGAACATGCAAATGCCGGCAACAAATTTCAGATTACTCCATAGACGAATGGCCGATTTGGAATTATGAAAAAGGAGACCGTATAAGGATTATGTGTTATACGAATTGTCCGCAGGCAAAACTTTTATTGAATGGCAGGCAAGTAGGCAACGTAAAGGACTACGATGATAAAACGGGAGTAATAACCTGGGACCTCGATTATGAACCGGGAACATTGGAAGCCGTCGGTCTTGACGATGGAAAGGAAAAAACACGGCATACGATTAAGACTGCAGGAAAAGCAGCGTGCCTGGAGGTTGTTGCCGACAGGATGAAATTGGGGAGAGACAAGGATTTGGCGCATGTTATCGTTTATATCCGTGACAGGGGTGGCAACTCTGTTCCTCTGGCTGAAAATGAGATATCCTGTTCCGTCACTGGACCAGGGAAGTTGCTTGGTTTGGAGGCGGGAAGCAATACGGACATGAGCAATAATACCAGTGCCTCTCGTAAAGCATACCGGGGAAGGCTTCTTGGCTATATCCAGACCTCCGGTGAAAAAGGAATCGTATCGGTTGTATTCAGTTCACCCGGATTGACTCCTGCAACTGTAAATTTGGTTGTGGAATGA
- a CDS encoding GyrI-like domain-containing protein, which translates to MMGEVKYEWRKREKELYLPGRKPVVVTVPPYFYLALDGHGDPNAREFADGIGVLYSIAYAIRMMPKKGIVPPGYFEYTVYPLEATWSMPEGDASQVLTDKSRLRYTMMIRQPDFVTSRVFDLALEIAAEKDPSSLLKQVTLVSVEEGQCVQMLHVGSYDNEPESFALMEQFCLEKGLNRTSASHREIYLSDPRKVAPDALKTVLRYKVKG; encoded by the coding sequence ATGATGGGAGAAGTAAAATATGAATGGAGAAAACGGGAAAAGGAACTCTACCTTCCCGGCAGGAAACCTGTTGTCGTAACGGTGCCGCCGTACTTCTATTTGGCATTGGACGGGCATGGCGATCCGAATGCCCGGGAATTTGCCGATGGCATCGGTGTTCTGTACTCCATAGCCTACGCCATCAGGATGATGCCCAAAAAAGGCATTGTGCCTCCCGGATATTTTGAATACACAGTGTACCCTCTGGAAGCCACATGGAGTATGCCCGAGGGCGATGCCTCGCAAGTGTTGACTGACAAAAGCCGTCTTCGTTATACGATGATGATTCGGCAACCCGATTTTGTGACGAGCCGGGTGTTCGATCTGGCTCTTGAAATCGCGGCTGAAAAAGATCCCTCCTCTCTGTTGAAGCAAGTCACCCTTGTCTCCGTCGAAGAAGGGCAGTGTGTCCAGATGCTTCATGTGGGATCCTACGACAACGAGCCGGAAAGCTTTGCCTTGATGGAACAGTTCTGCCTGGAAAAAGGGCTGAACAGGACATCCGCATCACACCGTGAAATTTACCTGTCTGATCCCCGGAAGGTCGCCCCGGATGCCTTGAAAACAGTTCTGCGCTACAAGGTCAAGGGGTGA
- a CDS encoding beta-galactosidase: MRKLLLPVCLSTSFLLAGMAAATEAPLPNHSSHTVGINDNDFLIDGKPIQIISGEMHYPRVPKAYWRDRMKRMKAMGCNTLCTYIFWNMHEPKPGEWDFSGNLDIAEYCRIAQEEGLWVIVRPGPYVCAEWEFGGFPSWLLKGRKIKVRSTDPGYMKPTLNYLKKVAAVLAPLQASKGGPIIMTQVENEYGAYSNDKEYLRAHLNALKEGGLTDVQFYTADQPTDGCLKNGTLPDLPAALTFGGGAKNAFELFRKHRPKGPRMNGEFWCGWFDHWGAVHNPRNTESYNSEFKWMLENGISVNFYMVHGGTSFGFMSGANGGNNSMTPDITSYDYSAPISESGKLNARFQAFRKTVEDHLGHALPQPPPDPEFIDIAPISFSQSAGMFNNLPKPVESANPIVMEDMDQAYGFVLYRTKVTGPQENAPLTMTRLMDRAIVLLDGKRVGTADRRHGTNTVKLDIPGGEHTLDILVENLGRVNYGGAITTENKGITEGVTLAGKPVTGFKNFSLPCADKEVAALPFSTKVPAGDQPIFYKSSFKVDKPGDTFLDMQDGWTKGVVWVNGHNLGRFWFVGPQQTLYCPAPFLKQGENEIIVLDLEGGKGTVKGGSEQIWKTNKEKNLFKLNRKPGQTVTPGKTSLVHEGTFQAGETWQDIKFDKPVTGRYFAIEALSAMDGQDYAAIAELEILDENDNPLKKEEWKVAYADSEEVDAEPGNAELVMDRQPVTFWHTAWSDNGPKHPHLLVLDLGGNKKISGFQYLPRPGASGGKIKDYRAYVSLKPFPGQ; the protein is encoded by the coding sequence ATGAGAAAACTACTGCTTCCCGTCTGTCTGAGCACCTCGTTCCTTTTGGCCGGCATGGCCGCCGCCACCGAGGCACCTCTACCCAACCATTCTTCCCATACCGTAGGAATCAACGACAACGACTTCCTGATCGACGGCAAGCCGATTCAAATCATCTCCGGGGAAATGCACTACCCGCGCGTCCCGAAAGCATACTGGCGCGACCGTATGAAGCGCATGAAGGCCATGGGATGTAACACTCTTTGTACCTATATCTTCTGGAACATGCATGAGCCCAAACCGGGAGAATGGGACTTCTCCGGGAATCTCGACATCGCAGAATACTGCCGAATCGCTCAGGAAGAAGGATTGTGGGTCATCGTCCGCCCGGGACCGTATGTTTGCGCGGAATGGGAATTCGGAGGTTTCCCCTCCTGGCTGCTTAAAGGCCGGAAAATCAAGGTCCGTTCCACCGATCCCGGGTACATGAAGCCGACTCTCAACTACCTGAAGAAAGTAGCCGCCGTACTAGCCCCTCTCCAGGCATCCAAAGGAGGTCCCATCATCATGACCCAGGTGGAAAACGAATACGGAGCCTATTCCAACGACAAGGAATACCTTCGGGCGCACCTCAATGCCCTGAAAGAAGGAGGACTTACCGACGTCCAGTTCTACACGGCCGACCAACCTACCGACGGATGCCTCAAAAACGGTACGCTGCCGGATCTGCCCGCTGCCCTCACCTTCGGCGGAGGAGCTAAAAACGCCTTCGAACTCTTCCGCAAGCACAGACCGAAAGGCCCCCGCATGAATGGGGAATTCTGGTGCGGATGGTTCGACCACTGGGGAGCCGTCCACAACCCGCGCAACACGGAATCGTACAACAGCGAGTTCAAGTGGATGCTGGAAAACGGAATTTCCGTCAACTTCTACATGGTGCACGGAGGTACGTCCTTCGGTTTCATGTCGGGAGCCAACGGCGGCAATAACAGCATGACGCCGGACATCACCTCATACGACTATTCCGCCCCCATCAGCGAATCCGGCAAACTCAATGCACGCTTCCAAGCCTTCCGCAAAACCGTGGAGGACCACCTCGGACACGCATTGCCTCAGCCCCCGCCCGATCCGGAATTCATTGACATCGCTCCCATCTCATTCTCCCAGTCCGCAGGCATGTTCAACAACCTGCCCAAGCCTGTGGAAAGCGCCAACCCCATCGTCATGGAAGATATGGATCAGGCTTACGGCTTCGTCCTCTACCGCACCAAGGTCACAGGACCCCAGGAAAACGCTCCGCTGACCATGACCCGCCTGATGGACCGCGCTATCGTCCTGCTGGACGGGAAACGCGTCGGAACGGCGGACCGCCGGCACGGTACCAATACCGTCAAGCTGGATATCCCGGGCGGAGAACACACGCTGGATATTCTGGTAGAGAACCTCGGGCGCGTCAATTACGGAGGCGCCATCACCACGGAGAACAAGGGGATTACAGAAGGAGTCACCCTCGCCGGCAAACCCGTTACCGGATTCAAGAACTTCTCCCTGCCCTGTGCCGACAAGGAAGTAGCCGCACTCCCCTTCTCCACAAAAGTCCCCGCAGGTGACCAGCCGATCTTCTACAAGAGTTCGTTCAAAGTAGACAAGCCCGGAGACACCTTCCTCGACATGCAGGACGGATGGACCAAGGGTGTAGTCTGGGTAAACGGTCACAACCTCGGGCGTTTCTGGTTTGTCGGTCCCCAGCAGACCTTGTACTGCCCTGCTCCGTTCCTCAAACAGGGAGAGAATGAAATCATCGTCCTCGATCTCGAAGGAGGCAAAGGAACCGTCAAGGGAGGTTCGGAACAAATCTGGAAAACGAACAAGGAGAAAAACCTCTTCAAACTCAACCGCAAACCCGGCCAAACCGTCACACCCGGCAAGACCTCCCTCGTCCATGAAGGAACCTTCCAAGCCGGAGAAACCTGGCAGGACATCAAGTTCGACAAACCTGTCACAGGACGCTACTTCGCCATCGAAGCCCTCAGTGCCATGGATGGACAAGACTACGCCGCCATCGCCGAGCTGGAAATCCTCGACGAAAATGACAATCCTCTCAAAAAGGAAGAATGGAAAGTCGCCTATGCCGACAGTGAAGAAGTAGATGCAGAACCCGGCAATGCCGAACTCGTCATGGACCGCCAGCCCGTCACCTTCTGGCACACTGCCTGGAGCGACAACGGACCCAAGCACCCCCACTTGCTCGTGCTCGACCTCGGAGGCAACAAAAAGATCTCCGGTTTCCAGTACCTTCCCCGTCCCGGTGCTTCTGGTGGCAAAATCAAGGACTACCGCGCCTACGTCAGCCTCAAACCCTTCCCAGGCCAATAA